The region ACGGCAACCGCCTGCTGATCGTCACCGGGGAACACTTCGTCCCCGGCACCGCGGACGTGGAGGAGCGGTTCGCGCGGCTGGTGGGCTGGGCCGACGACCGCTTCGCCGGGCTCACCTTCACCCATCGCTGGGCCACGCAGGACAACGACCCCACCGACTCCGTCCCTCTGGTCGGACCGCTCCACCCCCGCAGTCGGCACACCTACGTGGCCACCGGCTTCGGCGGCTGGGGCCTGAGCGGCGGCGTCATGGCGGGCAGTCTGCTCACCGGTCTGATCAACGGCCGCCCGGCCGCCTGGAGCAACCTCTACGACCCGCGCCGCCTGGCGTCTGTGCTCCACGAAGGGAAGTCGTTCCTGAAGCATCAGGCCCACGTGGCCCGGCACTTCGTCGGCGACCGCATATCGCCCGTGCCGAGCCCCGCACCGGACGGCATCCCCCCGGGCCACGGCGCCGTGGTGCGCCAGGGCACCCGACAGTACGCCGTCCACCGGGACGAAAGCGGCTCACTCCAGGCGGTCTCGGCCCGCTGCACCCACCTCGGCTGCATCGTGTCCTTCAACCACGCGGAGCAGGCATGGGAGTGCCCGTGCCACGGATCACGCTTCGCCCCGGACGGAGAGATCCTCCAAGGCCCTGCAGTACACCCTCTGGAAGAACGCGACATCCCGGAATAGCCGCAACCAAAGGAAGGTGCAACACACACCTAACATCCAAAGGGGAAGCCTCGCCGAAAGCAGGTCGACCCATGGCAAAGAAGCCACACACGTCCCAGCCACCCCACGGACAAGGCCCGAGCCGTCATAAGGGCACCGAGCAACACGGCTGGTCACCCGACGTGGACGAGACACGCCAGCAGGACAACCCGAGTGCCCACCGCTCCTTCCACACCGCCGAGCACGGCGGCGGGAAAGGCCCGGGACGGACGAAGTCCAAGGAAGAAACGAAGCCCGTACCGGGCGACACGGTGGAAAGCGGCACCACACGCGGCGAGGAGTACGCCGATAAGGACGAGAAAGGCCGGCGGGACACGGGACGCAAGGGCCGCTCCCAGCGCCCCAGCGGCACCAAGGACGCCTCCGCGGACCGGCGTCGACCCCCAGGACCCACCATCCCGACGCCGCCCAGGCTAAAGGTTGTCCCATAACTGGTGAGCGTGTTGGAGCGTTGGGTGGGCATGGGTGGGGTGATCTCAGCGGATTTTCCGAAGTGGATCGAGCCGTTCTCCGGGTTGAGTGAGTCGCAGTTCGAGAAGCTGGTGGCGCTGGTGCGCTGTCGGGGCGGTGATGTCCAGCGTGGCCGTCCGTGGCGTCTGTCTCTGGCTAACCGGGTGTTGCTGGTGGCCACTTACTGGCGCACGAACCTCACGTTGCGGCAGGTCGCGCCGCTGTTTGGCATCTCGAAGTCGGCGGCTGACCGGATCCTTGACCATCTGGCGCCGCTGCTGGCGATCTCGCCGGCCCGCCAGCCGCGCAAGGACACCGTCTATATCGTGGACGGCACGCTGGTTCCCACTCGCGACCGGAGCATCTCCGCATCGAGCAAGAACTACCGGCACTCGACGAACCTGCAGGTGGTCATCGACGCCGACAGCCGCCTGGTCGTCGCGATCGGTATCCCGCTGCCCGGCAGCCGCAACGACTGCCGGGCGTTCACCGAGTCCGTAATCGACCGGGCTTGCCGCGGGCCCCGGTCATCGCCGACGGCGGCTACCAGGGCACCGGCGCCCTCATTCCGCACCGCAAACGGCGTGGTCAACGGCGCCTGAGCCCCCAGCAGGAGGCTGAGAACAAGGTGCATCGCAAAGCCCGTGCTCGGGTTGAGCATGCTCTGTCCCGACTGAAGAACTGGAAGATCCTGCGGGACTGCAGGCTCAAGGGTGATGGCGTCCATCAGGCCATGCTCGGCATCGCCCGCCTACACAACCTCGCCCTCACTGGATAACTCACGCCGCATTGTTGGCGCTGGCTCCTCACTTCGGAGAGCCACCGGAACGCCCAAAGCGGTCGGCCAAGGGCGAGTCAGGGGCGGATGTGTTTCAACGTGAACTCGGGCAGGGCATACGGGCCGGCTTGCGGAGCTTCGGGATCGGCAGGGACGTCGGCGTCGGTGATGTGCGGCGCATGCGTTTCGGCGTTGTCGATGGGCGTGTAGGCCAGTTCGGATTCCGCGGGGAGTTCCCAGAAGCGGCGGGTGTTGGCAGAGACGGCGTACACCGTGGCAAAGCGCGTGGAGAGCGGGGCGGTAAGCGCGGCGCGGCAGAAGCCGACGGCATCGCGCGGGCTGAGCCAGGTCGCCAGGTGGCGCGGCTCGGTGGGCATCTCCTCGAAGCTGCCGATACGCAGGCAGATCACGGAAACGTCGAACTTGTCCGCATACAGCTGCCCCAGGGCCTCGATAGCTGCCTTGCTCACCCCGTACAGGCCGTCGGGGCGCACCGGCTCCTGTGGGCCGGTGCGATGGGCTGTGGGATAGAAACCGGTTACGCGGTTGCTGCTGGCCAGCACGACCCGTGGAATCGCCGCGCGGCGGGCGGCTTCCAGGACATGGTGGGTGCCCAGCACGTTGGCGTCGAGGAGATGCTCAAGCGGCGCCTCGTCCGGCAGGCCGCCCAGGTGGAGCACGGTGTCCGCACCCGCGAGCGCAGCCTCTACGGCGGCAGCGTCCCGAAGGTCGACGGTGTGGACCACCTCGTTCGCGGCCTCGACCTGGAGGGGAACGCGGTCGAGCAAGACCAGGCGGCTGACCTCGCTGCGCAACGCCCGGCGCACGACCGAGCCGATGTTTCCTGCTGCCCCGGTGACGACCACTGTTCCCAGCGCCACTGCACGCCTCCCCTGTTCGACCTCAACAACGCCCTGATCCGGGCAGGCGGCGATCCTCTCATCGCCGGTCATGACAACCAGCGGGTGGGGAGCCAACATGAGCAGGTCTGCATACGCAGTGAGCAGGAGGTGGGGACTTGCAAGGTTCAGGCAAGATTTTCGTGGAGCGTGACGGAGCGTCATCTACTTGGCATCGTCACCTAAGTGTGACGAGCTTCTGGGTATGGCGTTTCCGCACCTGAAGACGGTGCTGGTGGAGCGGGTGTTTGTCGAGGGTGGCCCGGTGCACGTCACCGCGCGTACTCGGGACGACCTCGTGGTGGACTGCCCCGGCTGTGGCACGGCCGCGCATCGTGTCCACAGCCGTTACCAGCGGCACCTCGCCGATACCGCCGTCGCCGGGCGGCCCGTCGTTATTGACCTGTCGGTCCACCGCCTCGTCTGCGATCGGCCAACTTGCCCGCGCCGTACCTTCGTTGAGCAGGTCGAGGGCCTGACCGTCCGCTATGGCCGGAGAACGCCGGAGGCCACCCGCCGGGCCGCCGTGAAAGCCGCGACCGGCCATCGCGGCCGACTCGCGCCGTGCGAGAAGCTGAACCGGAAGCGGATGGCCACCGTGGCCTGCGTCTTCGACACCCGCCCCGCTCCCAGACGCCCGCACGACGTGATCCACCCGCCCGGCGGCCGCAGCGGCGAACGACCCGCCCGCCCGGGACCGAAGGCGGAGAACAAGTGGTGCACTGCCTCGGTCCGCCCGCCCGAACAGGTCATCGCCGACGCCTTCGACCAGGCCGAGGCCCGCGATCCGAAACGCCTGCGCCCGTGGGTCGTCCTGGTCGACGGCGCCCGCCACCAACTCGACCTGATCGCAGCGGAGACTGGCCGACGCGGCGTCACCGTCCACGTCCTGCTGGACTTCGTGCACGTCGTCGAGTACGTGTGGACCGCCGCCCACGCCTTCCACAAACCGGGCACCACCGAGGCCGAAGCCTGGGCAGCCGACCACCTGACCGCGATCCTCACAGGCCACGCCGCCCGCGTCGCCACCGAGCTGACCGCCCAAGCCGAGCGGGAACACCTCTCGACTGCCCGGCGCGAGGCTGTCGGCGCCTGCGACCGCTACCTGACCGGGCACCTCGACCAACTCCACTACGACACCGCGCTCAACAATGGGTGGCCGATCGCCACCGGCGCGGTCGAGGGAGCCTGCCGCCACCTGATCGCCGACCGCCTCGACATCACCGGCGCCCGCTGGGGCCTGCCCAGAGCCGAAGCCGTCCTGCGACTGCGCGCCATGGTCTCCAGCGGCGACCTCGACCGCTACTGGCGCTACCACGCCGCCCGCGAACACGAACGCCTTTACCCCGCGTCCGACCAGCACGACTTCGCCCTCCGGGGCCGTCGCTGACGCCTGCGCCTTGGTGCGGGGCGCCTAATCGAGTGTCGGAGGCCCCGCCTCGATGCGCCGCAGCACCGAAGCCAGGCAGTCCACATCGGGGCCGGGATCGAGCTGCCTTTCGTCCCACCAGGTGGCACCGGCGTCGCGCAGCGGGCCGATCACATCCTTGGCCTTGGCGCTGTCCACCGGAGTGGCGCCGCCGACTACGAGGTCGAAGGGGCGCTGGGTGTCGCCCTCTCGATGACCGCGCACGTAGGTGATCAGCTCCCGTACGTCCTCGCGGTCCGGCGGGAATCCATGCAGGGCGTTCTTGAACAGAGGGACCGCGCCGTCCCACCGCGCGGCCCGTCGCACGGGCGGACGGTTCGGCCAGAATCCCCCGATCCACACCGGCGGCCGGGGCCGCTGCACGGTGGCGGGCTGCAGGCTCACGTTCCGCGCCTGGTAGTGCCGGCCGTGATGGTCGACGGCCTCGCCCGTCCAGAACCGCACCAACAACTCCAGCCCTTCGTCCAGCCGTTCGGCGAGCACACGTCGATCGGTGGAGTCGCCGAAGCTGCCGTACTCGTCCTCGACCGGCCCGCCCAGCCCGGCGGCGAAGACGACCCTGCCTCCACTGAGGTTGTCCAGGGTGGCCACCTGCCGCGCGAGCTGCTGCGGCCGATAACGAGCTACCGGCGTGAGCAGCGTCCCCACCCGGATACGTGACGTCGCGAGTGCGGCAGCGGTCAGCAGCATCCACGCTTCTCCGAACGGCCGCCCCGAGTACCCCCGGTAATGGACGTGGTCCCAGACGAAGAGCCCGTCCCACCCGGACTCCTCGGCCGCCGTCGCTACAGTTGCCACGTTTCGGGGATCGGCGAAGTCGCCGAAGTTCGGGATATTGATCGAGAAGCGCATCCGCGCATCGTGGGCCACCCCCACCTGCCCATGCAACGGATTATGCGCGGTCACACAGTGGAATCCATCGGTGCCCCCCCGGCTGCGGGGGCACCGGAGAACGAGCAGCCGGGGGCCGAGCGCGGAATCGAGCCCGGGGATGAGCGGGTGAAGGACAGCTCCGCGTCTACCCACCTCTGACCAGCACCGATACCAACTCACGGTGTGACCACGATCTCCCTCAGCAAGAGCTACACCCTCTTCCAAGCGCGCGAAGAAAGGCACCTGACCTGGGCTTTTGCCCGTCAGGCCTTTCGCGCGCCGTACTCTCGGCTCATGGACTGCTCGATGAGCGTCAAGGGCATTCGGCACGGCCTACACCGATGCAGAGCCAGAACTAGATCCCGGTGTGCCGGAGTGCGGTTCACCCCTGCCTCGTCCCGACGCGACCACGTCCATGGGCCGGTGCCGGTGACGGACCGGCGGCAGGGTCACCTCGTGTGGCCGTCGGAGCGCCGGCGGTGGAGCGTGAAGGTCTCGAACACCGACAGGTCGCCGTTCGGCTTGTTCACGTTGTAGTAGGTCACGTGCATGCGGGTGGTGTCACCGGCGTGCCGTCCGGGGTCGACGGTGAAGGCGGCGAAGCCGTAGGGGTGCTCGATGTCCCGGACTCCGGTCCAGACCGCCTCCTCCTTGGTGTAGGCGGAGGTGCGCTTACCGTTGGAGCCGGGGGTCGCCGACACAGCGGTGATCACCTTGGCGGTGCCGTCCGTGAAGAACTTCTCGTTCGTCGTGCCCGAGACGCCTCCGCCGCCGAGGATCATGTGCACGGTGCCAAGACCGGTGTCGATGGAATCGGTGGCCTGGGAGACCGGGCGCGGGGTCAGCGTCTCGCTGCCGGTGACGACGCCACGAACGGCGAGCGAGCGCTCGTAGTTGTGCTCATGGCCACACAGCACGAGGTCCACACCGTACCTGTCGAACAGGGGGCCGTACTTCTGGCGCAGGCCCAGGTCGGCGCCGTTCGCGTCCGAGGAGCTGATCATGACCTGGTGCATGGCGACGACCACCCAGTCGACGTCGTCGGAGGAGCGCGCCGCCTTCAGCTCCTTCTCCAGGAAGGCGAGTTGGCGTCCGCCGGAGTAGCCGCTGATGTAGACGTCGCCGCCGTCCTGGAGGCAGTTGTCGTCGTTCTGCAGCACGATCACCCGGACGGAGCCGACCGTGAACGCGTACCACAGGCCCGCGAGTTCGGCGTCGGTCTCGGTGGAGGGCAGGGTGAAGTAGCTCTGGTAGGCGCCGAGCCCGAGCGGGCCGTTGGCCTTCTCGATCTCGTGGTTGCCGGCCGCGGGCATCCAGGGACGGAAGCGCGCGGAACGGGTGTTGTTGGTAAAGAAGTTGTTCCAGGTACGCACCCGGTCGACGTCCAGGTTCGCGTAGCACAGGTCACCGTTGAGCAGATGGAAGAGCGGGGCGACCTGCTCGATGCCGGTGACGATGTCCTTCGTCGCGGGGGTGGAGTTCGCGTCGAGCGCCACCGTGCCGTCGGCCGCCCAGGTCACCTGCGGGGCGGACTGGTCGCCGAAGCTGGTGAAGGTGAACGGCTTCCGTCCGCGCGGAGCGGTGCGGAACGTACCGCTGTCGGGCGTCGTGCCCTCGTGGGTGGCGAGGTAGACGTAGTCGGTGCCCGGGGTGAGCCGGTTCAGCGAGGCGTGGTGGACGTAGACGGTACGGCTGGAGGTGCCGTCCACGTAGGTGACGGTCCGGGCGTCGGCGCTGGATCCGAAGCCGTGCTCCAGCGTGCCGTAGTGCACAACGGGTCTGGTCACCGGTCTGTCGGTGATCCACGACACCGTCATCTGGGTGCGCGGGTCCGCCCCGAAGGTCAGGTGCAGCCCTTGGACCGGGGGCGCACCGGCCGAGTCCGCGGTGAGGTGAAGGGCCGGGGCGGCAAGCGGAGCGGCCTGTGCCGTACCTGCTCCCAGCAACGGGGTGACGGCCGCGCCGGCCCCTGCCGTACCGAGAAGGCCCAGCGCGTGGCGACGGCTGACCCCCTCGGAAGACTTCGTCGACTCGTCCGGTGTCCCTGTCTGTGTGGCCATGGTGCCCTCTCTGGCGAGCAGTTGAGCTGACAACGACCGCACCCTGGCGTGCCCCAGCGGCCCCTGAGTGAACGGTGCGTTGCCAGACGGTCATTGCGCCGCGAGTGGCGGGCCACGGAGGCGATTCTTGCCCCTGCCTTTGCCAGTGGCCGCCCCGCCGTTGACGCGACCGCCCCGCGCATCCGCTCAACGGCGGCCCATGCGGCGGCCTCACGACGTGACCGAGCGCTGGACGCCAGTTGGGCAGGACAGAGAGGGCATGGGCTCCCCCAGTACGCGATCGGCCCGCTCGCCACCAGGTCGATGAGCGGGTCCCTTCAACCCGGTCGCCCTTCGTCGAGCGGGCGTGACGGATCAGCCGAGGTCGAGCAGTTCCTCGTGGAAGCCACCGAACTCGCGCCCCCGGTCGACGAGGTGGATCTCGAGGATCCAGTGGCAGCGGCGCCCGGCCTTGTCGGTGCGTCGCAGCGGGGTGTCATTGCCCGGCGCGATGTACGACTCCCTGTCCGCACCGTCGATCGTCTCGTGCGGGAACTCGCCGACCAGGTGTCCGGCGTGCCAGCCACCCAGTTCCCAGCCCACGTCCGTGGCAAGCCGCTCGACCTCGGCGTACAGCCGCTTGCCGGTGATGTCCGGGTCGCTCTCGAAGAAGTGCCGCCCGGCCGCGAAGACCTTGGGCAGGTCGTCGCGCAGTCGCTGCTTGACCGGGTCGTCGCCGAGGACGAACGTGCGCCCGAAGTCGGCCTCGTACTCCTCGAAGATGGGCCCGAAGTCGGCGAACACGATGTCGTCCACGCCGATCACCCGGTCCGGCGGATTCTCCCGGTACGGCTTCAGCGTGTTCGGGCCCGAGCGCACGATCCGCTTGTGCCAGTGGCGGGTCGTGCCGAACAGTTCGTTCGCCAGGTCCCGGATCCGGTCACTGACCGCCCGCTCGCCCTCCCCCGGCGCCTACCAGCCCGCGCTCCTCTATCTCCGCGAACAGCCGCTCCGCTTTCGCCTGTGCATCCAGCAGACGTGCGGCGCGCGTGGGTTCGTCATCCGCCATGGGGCCGACCGTAGGCGTGCGAATCATCGTCCGGCAACCTGGTTCGTCACGGCTGCAGTCGCTGCCAGGACCTGTCCACGCCCTATGACCGCGGTGCTGGACAGTCCGGCGCAGCGGCGTGCGGTGCCCCTCATCCCGTCAGCAGGATCAGCGGCACCGGGGTGCGGGGCTGCCAGTCCAGTGGTACGGCGGCGAGGGCGGCGCCGTGCAGGAACGCGGGCCGGTGTCCGCCGACGGGGCGGGCGGTGGCACCGTCCCAGGTGATGGGGATCAGCCGGGTACGGCCGGGGGCGGCGGTGATGTCACCGGTCAGCGGGATGCGGGGCAGGGCCGGCAGTGGTCGTCCGGTCAGGCCTGCGAGGAGTGGGGCGAGCAGGGTGTGGGCAGCGGTGAGGGCCGCGTACGGATTTCCGGGAAGGCCCACGATCCAGCGGCGGTCGGGGAGTTGGGCGAGCAGTTGAGGGTGGCCGGGGCGGACCGCGACCGCGTCCACCACCCACCGGGCTCCGTGCTCGACCAGCAGCTGCCTCAGCTAGTCGGTGGCTCCGAACGAGGTGGAGCCGGTCACCACGATCACCTCGGTGTCGTACGACGTGGTGAGCACGACGGTGGTCAGTGACCCCACGGGGTGGTCCGGCACGGGGCAAGCGTGGTCACACCAACTGTGGCGAAGGATGTCTCAGTCGGTGGACTTCGCCTGAACCTGATCAGACGAGCCGACTGCAAGCCACCCGCCGGTAAGCAGGACGTGTCCGGAGCAGGGGCGACCTCTTACCAGCCTTTGACAGTGGCGTGCATTTCCCAGACGAGGATTTCGGCGGGTTCGTCGGCGGTGATCCGCTGGCCTCCGGTCGCGGTGAAGCGCACGGAATCCCCGGCTTCGAGTTTTCCGGATGCTTCCAGCGTGACAGTGCCACGGGGAACGAAGAGGTGCAGGAACGGGGCATCTGGAAGGATCACCGAGTCGCCCGTGTTCAGTCGTGCCGCGTGCAGTCCGGCGTACTTGTTCTTGATGCGGATCGCCGCGGCGTCGGCATGCCGGTCCATGCCCGAGGCCACGGTGACCAGGCCGCCGCCGTGCAACAGAGCATCGTCGAGCTCCAACTGTTCGTAGCCGGGAGTGATGCCCTCCTCGTCGGGAACGACCCACATCTGCACGAAGTGCACAGGGTCGGTGTGGGTGCTGGCGCCCTCAAGCCGCCAGGAGTCGTTCTTCTCCGAGTGCAGGATGCCGGTCCCAGCGCTCATGCGCTGGGCGAGTCCGGGGTAGATCAGCCCGGTGTGGCCGGTGGAGTCCTGGTGGACCAGTGATCCCTGCAGCACCCACGTGACGATCTCCATGTCCTGGTGTGGATGCGTTTCGAAGCCGGTGCCGGCGGTGACGATGTCGTCGTTGTTAACCAGCAGCAGTCCATGGTGGGTGTTCTGAGGGTCGTAGTGGTGCGAGAAGGAGAAGGAGTGCTTGGAATCAAGCCAGGACAGCTCCGTCTTGTACCGTTCCTGGCTGCGGCGGATGTCCACCGTCGGCTGCAGAGCGGCGGTCATCGCATGAGTCCTTTCCACTCCCGGTGTACCGCCGCGCTCACAGCCGCCCCCGTGCGCCGGGCGGAACCGTCACCGCGGGCACAGCGTCGGGCGACACCCGGTCGGCGACGTGCAGTTGTGCACAGTGCTGGTCGGCGATCTCGGCGCATATGTCGGCCGCCTGCTCGCAGAGGGGGTTGCCGAAGTCCGCGGCGGTCAATGCCATGATCATTTTATAGCGGAGATCATCCATATCCGCCTCCGGAAGTTCGGGGTGTGTCGGCAGCCCTCAGGCTAGGCGCACCCGCGTGCCGTCGCCATCCGTGCGTGGACCCGTCGCGGTAACAGGCATCGAAGCGGACTGTTCACAGGACAGATCCATAGGCGCCGACTGCCGGGTCGCCCGCCGCCCAGGCGGCGAAGGTCGTCCTCGCGATACCGTCCGCTCCTTCCTGGACAGCGCCTATCACGCGGGTGCCCGACTCGCGGGCTGGGACACCACACGCGGCATCCGCCCCGGCGGCATCACCGACCCGGTCACCACACCAGTCTCCAGGCCGGCAGCGGGCGCATTTCGCGAAGGAGGCAGCCCACCCTGATCCACCGCCCGTGGCGCCACCGCCGAGTCCGTGGAGACTGACCTTCGAGATAGATGTCCACCACCACTTGGCAGGCGGAACCTGCTGGCCCGCCATACCGTCGAGGAATGAGCGTTTACGTCATTCTGTTGCCGGAGGCGATCGCGGACGTCGATCGCCGTGAAGACCGAGAAGCCCTGGCTATGCCGTATGAAGACGAGCCTGGCGCCGCGGTGTACAAGTACGAGGTTCTGCCCAGTGGTGCCTTGATGGTCTGGCGGACCCTTCCGGACTCTTCGGCAGTACCCGAGGCCACGTTCGGCCCTTCGGCATGGAGCCATGTGCGGGGGACATTCTTCGGAAGCAACGATTAGCCGTCGGCGGGTACCGCGTACCTCGGTGGCCGAAGCGTCTCCGATCAGTCGAGGCCAACCATCGCGGCACGAGGGTAAGCCTGGTCCGTGGAACGACCTGCTTGCCTGATTCGACCCCGATTCGACCCCGTGAGTGAACCCAGAGCGCATCAACGCTCTGACCAGGGACGAAGCGGCGTGACGGACAGACCGTCCATTACTGGCGGTAAGGCAGGTACTTCCCGTCGAGGGTGATGACGACCCGGTCGCCCGCGGGGTCGGGAATACGCCGGACCTCGAGCCGGAAGTTGATCGCGCTCATGATGCCGTCGCCGCGCTGCTCATGGATCAGCTCATCAGCTCGAGCGCCGCCTTGATGGTCGGCCCTTGAAGTGCTCTCCCAGCTGAAGCAGGGAGATTCCCGCCTACCTTGCGGTGGCGGGCTTGACGCGCGGTGCGCGCCTGGCGACTGCCCTCCCGGCAGCCGGGATGAGCGCGTGGCCCATCCGGTACAGGTGCAGGATGTTGCGGGCCGCGTTGTGGTCGGCGTTGCCGGACCATCCGCAGTCGGAGTTCCTGCATACGAACAGGGCCTGGGTCTCCCGGCTGCCAGGCGTGGTGAGACCGCACGCGGAGCAGCGTCGGGAGGTGCCCGGGGCGGGGACCTTGGCCAAAGTGCCGCCTTGTCGGGCGAGCTTGTACGTCAGCATGGTGACCGTGCGACCCCACGCCTGCCCGCTGATCGAGCGGTTCAGCCCGGATTTCTGGGCGACGTTCTTCCCCGGCTCCTCAATGGTCCCTTTGGCGGACTTGACCATGCTCGTGATCTGCAATACCTCCACCACCGCGACGCTGTACGTGCGGGCGATGTCGGTGGTGGTCTTGTGCTGCCAGTCCAGTGCCCGGCCCTTGGCTTTCGCGCGCAGTCCTGCGATCTGGTCGTAGGTGTGGAGCAGCCGACGGGAGGTGCGTTCGCCGGGCTTGCGGCGCTTCATGCGCTGCGCGGCGCGCTGTTCCAGGCCCAGGAGCCTGGCCTGTTCCCGGTTGGTCAGCCACTGTCCGTGCTCGTACGTCTCACCATCGGAGAGGGCCAGGGGCACGGTGATACCGACGTCGATGCCGACCTGAGGCCCCTGGTGGGCTTCCGGCACCCTTTCGAGGGTCTGGACGCGGAAGGCGATGTGCCAGCCGAGCGCGTCTTTCACCAGGCGCGCACCGGTGATGCGGTGTTCCTCGTCGGCCTGCTTGCCCACGGGGAGCTCTTTGGTCCAGCGGAAACGGACACGGCTGATCTTCGGCAGACTGGCCATGCCCCACCGGCGGTGGACACGGACGATGTTCAGGTCCCTGCCCTGCGGCACATCAACGGTCAGGGTGCTGCGGAAGCGGGCCTTGAAGTTCGGGGCGTCCGCCCGGCCGGCCCAGCAGCTTTTCCACGCCTGGAAGTACGTCTTGAGTACCGCCTGCGCGGCCTGCGCGGGAAGGACGGCGAGGAAGTCGACGTCCCTGCGGGCCTGACGGATCGCCACGTCCGCGTTAGCCAGGGTCCGCTTCTCCTTCGGCATCATCTGCCACCAGGCGTGCAGGAGATTCCACATCGTGCGGGCCGCGTGCGCCTGATCGTCAGCCTTGAGCGCCAGGGCAGGGGACAGTGCAAGCCGGGCGCGGTGCCCGAACTGCCGTATCTCCAAGCCGCGTTCACTCACAAACGACACACTGCGGTATTGGTTTATGTCACCACGCTGGAATCCAAACCCTGATGTGCGCACCGGTCGTCACGTCGTGCACAGCCTGCACGTCCACTTGGTTTTTGTCACCAGGCACCGGTGGAACGCGTTCACCGACACCATGCTGACCCGCTGTGAGGAGGTCATGCGCGAGGTCTGCACCACCTTCGAGGCCGAGCGGAAGCAGTTCAACGGAGAACAGGACCACGTCCACCTCCTCGTGCACTACCCGCCCAAGGTACAGCTCTCCAAGCTGGTCAACAGCCTCAAGGGCGTCTCATCCCGACGCCTGCGCCAGAAGTACGACAGCCACGTCCGCAAGTATCTGTGGGGCGGGCACTTCTGGTCTGGCTCCTACTTCGCCGGCTCATGCGACGAAGCACCGCTGACCGCCGTACGCCAGTACATCGACAACCAGCAGCACCCCACGAGCTGAGGCAGACAGCACAGACCCATGCTCACACCCGAGTCAGAGCAGTTCTGGGACGGCCTTCACCCCCGCCGTAAACGACGGAGCACCGGCCAAGATCAAAGCTAGATCGTGGGATCCATGGGGACGGCCGCATCCAGGGCTCCCCGGGGCGGCTGGAGTTGGAAGGCGAGGGCGGCGTCGTCACCGAGTTCGAGCAGGGCCGCCGTCGTCCAGGCCAACGGCTTGCCGACCGCTTCGGCCAGTTGAGCCCATGTGACCCCGGTCTTCACCTTGGCCTGCCATTGGCCTAGTGCCCCACTGGCCCTACTGGCCTCCACGAGGTACTGCCACTTGGTCATGCGGTCCTTCAGGTCCACGGTCGGCCCGTCCAGGGTGAAGGTCCCGTCTCCGCGGTGGTGAAACAGCTGCGGTTGGGGCTGAGAGGGGTCTGTCCACGCTCTGACGGCCTCCAACAGGAAGAGGCTGTAGGGAGCCGCGAGGCTGATGTCGGCGACCCTGCACTCGATATTGGCGAAGCACGCGGCCACGAGTGGTGCCTGGACCTCCGCACCGGACACGGCGGTCAGGTCGAACTCCTCGAACTTGTCCACGTCGGCGCCCGAGCAGTTGCCGATGTCGACCACCGTGGCAGCCATGTCCGCCGTCGGGACCGAGATGACGCACTCGCCGGTTTCGACCAGGGCCTGGTAGCTGTGGCCCCAGGGGCCGATCGTGCACGCGATCAGAGGCGGGTCATGGCGCACCATCATGTTGAACCCGTTGGTCATCACGTTCGGGATTCCGCGGTGCCGGGTGGTGACCAAGATGACGGGGCCAGGCTCGATCAGACGGTGAACCTGGTCGAGGGGGTGGGGCTGAAGGTCCTTCACGGTGATCATGTGTGCTCCTGGTGCCGTGCGATCCGCGCGTCGGCATCCCGGCCGGCGCACTGTC is a window of Streptomyces sp. NBC_00271 DNA encoding:
- a CDS encoding flavin reductase; this encodes MITVKDLQPHPLDQVHRLIEPGPVILVTTRHRGIPNVMTNGFNMMVRHDPPLIACTIGPWGHSYQALVETGECVISVPTADMAATVVDIGNCSGADVDKFEEFDLTAVSGAEVQAPLVAACFANIECRVADISLAAPYSLFLLEAVRAWTDPSQPQPQLFHHRGDGTFTLDGPTVDLKDRMTKWQYLVEASRASGALGQWQAKVKTGVTWAQLAEAVGKPLAWTTAALLELGDDAALAFQLQPPRGALDAAVPMDPTI